In Flammeovirgaceae bacterium, the sequence AAAATTATCAGTTTTATATAGCGTTGCCAAAGGGTACGGAATTAAAAAACAATCTGGTATCTCAGGGTTTACCGGTACTTGAAATTCCATTTTTAGAATTGCATAAAGGCTTTCGATTGGTTTTTTACCTACCGGTTCTGTTACTTAATTCGATCCGTCTGTTGCGGATTGTGAGGCAAGAGAATATTCATCTCGTACATGTTAACGATGTATATAATTTGTGCGGGGTGGTAATGAAACTGATTAAACCAAAATTAAAATTGGTTTACCATATACGGCTTCTGTCAACATCGTATCTCCGGCCTGTTTATCCGGTGCTGACACGCATTGTGTTATGGTTTGCCGATGCGGTAATTTGCAACTCTTCAGCTGTTAAAAATGGTTTGCCGCATATTCCGGAAAAAGTATCCGTTATCGGAAACCCTGTAAATACAATTGAACTTCATCCACCCAAAGTTTTTAGAGAGGTAAGTACCCTTTTGGTTTTAGCAAATTATGTACCCGGTAAAGGACATGATTATGCCCTTGAAGCCTTTGCAAGGGCGAAACTGCAGTTACCTCATCTCAGGTTAATAATGGCTGGCGGAACGTTTGGCTTGCCTGCAAATGAGCAGTATAAAAAGCAATTACAGGAGAGGTCGGTTGCACTTGGTGTTGACCAGCACGTTGAATTCAGAGGCTTTCAGCCAGATAGTGAAAGGCTGATTAAGGATTCAGACATTGTTTTGCAATTTTCTGCTTCAGAATCATTTTCCCGGGTTACGGCTGAAGCCATGCAATACGGAGTACCCGTAATAGCCGTAAACAGCGGTGGGCCTTCGGAGTTAATAAAACACGAGGAAACGGGTATGCTGGTTAATCCGGGCGATGTAACAGCCATGACGGAAACAATAGTTACCCTCGCAAAAAATCCTCTACGCTACAGCAACATATCGGCCGCTGCCAGAAGTTTTATAATTGATAACTTTAAGGCCGATTTTATTGCCAATCAGGTTGAAGGCATTTACAGGAAACTCCTTTTTTAGATTATGCGGTTACAGATTAGCCTGAACCGGTATTGTGGTTTACCATCCGCTTTATGATGCGTTTGTTTAACTTACTGGGTTTACTGACAACCGCTTTAGAAATTCTGGCTCAGTGTCCGGCTGCAGACTTTACTATTCCGGTAAGCACATGCATCAATTCAACTATTGAAGTTGAGAATAATGCAACTGGAGCATCGTATTATGAGTGGGACTTTTGCAGTGGCGACCTGGACCTGACCCCGGAAGTAACTGCGGTTGTTACTAACTCGTTACTATTTCGAACCCGTTCATTGAGGCTGATTAATCACAACAATGCATGGTATGCGTTCACCATCGACCAGGCATCCAACAAATTAATACGGCTACACTTTGGTGCCAGCCTTAACAATACACCCGTAATAACTGATTTGGGAAACCCCGGTAATTTGTTGAACGGGGTTTTTGACTTGCGCATGATACAGGAGGCGGGTCAATGGTATGCATTGGTGGTTAATACAGGAAGCAACAATCTGCTACGATTAAACTTTGGTTCCAACATTGAATCAACACCAACGGTACAAAACCTGGGTTCATTCGGAGTTCTGAATACACCCAACGGAATTTTTACACTTACTGAAAATAATTTACTTCGGGTATTTATCAGCAATGGCGGTTCGGCTGAGATTATCCGGATGGACTTTGGCAGTTCGGTGCTTAATACCCCGGCAGTCACCTCATTTCCAGTTCCCGGAGGTTCGGGCCTACGGGGCCTGGCGATTACGCGGGAGTGCGACCGATGGTTTGGGTTAGTTACCTCGTACAACAACAACAAAGTATTCTGGCTTGATTTCATGAATGGTCTTGACCAGCCCCCGACAACCGGAGAAATAACATTTTTCACTTCCTATAATTTTCCGGCCACTATTGCGATTGCTTCCGATGGCGGTAATTATTATGCCTTTATTCAGTCGGCCATTGGTTTTCAATACCGGCTTTCATTTGGCAGCAGCATTATCGATAAACTTGGTGCAGGCCAGAATTTTGGAAACTTCGGTATATCGAATGAGAACTTTGCCATTGAACTG encodes:
- a CDS encoding glycosyltransferase family 4 protein — encoded protein: MRQENIHLVHVNDVYNLCGVVMKLIKPKLKLVYHIRLLSTSYLRPVYPVLTRIVLWFADAVICNSSAVKNGLPHIPEKVSVIGNPVNTIELHPPKVFREVSTLLVLANYVPGKGHDYALEAFARAKLQLPHLRLIMAGGTFGLPANEQYKKQLQERSVALGVDQHVEFRGFQPDSERLIKDSDIVLQFSASESFSRVTAEAMQYGVPVIAVNSGGPSELIKHEETGMLVNPGDVTAMTETIVTLAKNPLRYSNISAAARSFIIDNFKADFIANQVEGIYRKLLF